From Nicotiana tabacum cultivar K326 chromosome 22, ASM71507v2, whole genome shotgun sequence, one genomic window encodes:
- the LOC107766553 gene encoding uncharacterized protein LOC107766553: MMGSCSDSEEERFFDSHDNITSVSDLYSDSNEACTREGGDECVLGYEFWNKDLESVDERRDRFLKWIGSNSSWVRPDVHEQGDVNRIRDSVETVLANSDSRNSYFLGRSSHSSQSNEALELEDDDDATKARLHCKIRNLDSGVEFVVDEFGGDGILSQVREVGSNRLFTAEEFQRTLGSSPLVQKLLRRVPDGINTVDAKTKTKKSWLQKFTVATHNKVRSIGDKVKAKDSNLKPGNHIHRVRVHTYSKESKELSSLYTGQEFLAHEGSISTMKFSPCGQYLASAGKDGMVRIWKVIADEIPSNLNVQDSHPSCLYFSLTHMSKLASLNDNREKINGSKIMKKSSESACVVFLPKIFRILEKPLHEFHEHKGEFLVLSWSKNGYLLSSSVDKTARLWQVGHDQCFGVYSHNNYVTCVEFNPADDNFFISGSIDGKVRFWEVHGCRVIDWTDVKEIVIVVCYCPDGKGALWGPWMATVIFMM, encoded by the exons ATGATGGGAAGTTGTAGTGACAGTGAAGAAGAACGTTTCTTTGATAGCCATGATAACATCACTTCTGTCTCTGATTTGTATTCTGATTCCAATGAGGCGTGCACTCGTGAAGGGGGTGATGAGTGTGTTTTAGGATATGAGTTTTGGAATAAGGATTTGGAAAGTGTTGATGAGCGTCGTGATAGATTTTTGAAATGGATAGGTTCGAATTCGAGTTGGGTCAGACCTGATGTACATGAACAGGGTGATGTAAATAGAATTAGGGATAGCGTTGAGACCGTGCTGGCGAATTCAGATTCTAGAAACAGTTATTTCTTAGGTCGGTCTTCTCACTCTTCCCAGTCTAATGAAGCTTTGGAATTGGAGGATGATGATGATGCAACAAAGGCAAGATTGCATTGCAAAATTAGGAATTTGGACAGCGGAGTAGAGTTTGTTGTGGATGAATTTGGTGGGGATGGTATACTTAGCCAAGTACGTGAAGTAGGTTCGAACAGGTTGTTCACTGCTGAAGAATTTCAGAGAACTCTTGGGTCATCGCCTTTGGTTCAGAAGCTTCTGCGGAGAGTACCAGATGGAATTAATACAGTTGATGCTAAGACAAAAACTAAAAAGAGTTGGCTTCAAAAGTTCACTGTTGCAACCCATAATAAGGTGAGGTCAATAGGAGACAAAGTGAAGGCTAAGGACTCCAATTTGAAGCCAGGAAATCATATTCATAGAGTTCGGGTCCACACTTATAGTAAGGAGTCAAAAGAACTGTCCTCACTTTACACAGGGCAAGAGTTCTTAGCACATGAGGGCTCAATCTCAACAATGAAGTTTAGTCCTTGTGGCCAATATCTAGCAAGTGCCGGCAAAGATGGCATGGTGCGCATTTGGAAGGTGATTGCAGATGAAATTCCAAGTAACTTGAATGTTCAGGATAGCCACCCATCTTGTTTATATTTCTCACTGACTCATATGTCAAAACTAGCTTCTTTGAACGACAATAGAGAGAAAATTAATGggtcaaaaatcatgaaaaagtCGTCGGAATCAGCTTGTGTCGTATTCCTGCCAAAGATTTTCCGGATATTGGAGAAGCCATTGCATGAGTTCCATGAACACAAGGGTGAGTTCTTGGTCCTTTCATGGTCCAAAAATGGG TATCTGCTGTCATCTTCAGTTGATAAAACAGCTCGTCTCTGGCAAGTAGGGCACGATCAATGCTTTGGCGTTTATTCACATAATAATTATG TCACTTGTGTAGAATTCAATCCAGCGGATGATAACTTTTTCATTAGTGGTTCAATAGATGGGAAAGTACGTTTCTGGGAGGTGCATGGTTGCCGAGTAATTGATTGGACTGATGTAAAAGAAATAGTGATTGTTGTATGTTATTGTCCCGATGGAAAG GGGGCGTTGTGGGGTCCATGGATGGCAACTGTCATTTTTATGATGTAG